In one Corallococcus sp. EGB genomic region, the following are encoded:
- a CDS encoding trypsin-like peptidase domain-containing protein has protein sequence MVRTLPSRRHLARTLTLMPLVALGACKPAADVAPPAHPTLSLKTATTPSGAKVEPAVYTPTPGSPGALMSLAPLVDTVKGAVVNVEVQARARPAMGGRFQGLPPGLAERFGMPGGQDPFGEGGMPAKQGLGSGFVIDPSGLVLTNNHVVEGADTVRVKLEDGRAFDAEVLGRDALTDVALIQLKGVSGNLPFVKLGDSDGLRVGDPVMAIGNPFGLASSVSAGILSARARDIHAGPYDDFLQTDAAINPGNSGGPLFNMKGEVVGMNTAIIGGATGIGFAVPANLIQALLPQLQETGVVRRGWVGLAVQDLTPELARALRVDATKGAVVAGVSAGGPGAKAGLREEDVITSVGDRAVDSAGALTRAVALLKPGSEVKVSLVRGGKELEVPVKLGTRPTQRGEEEVTPRDSTPAPLSKRLGMRLSEARDGEGGAQVVAVEPGSAAERAGLAPGMVLTQVGDQKVSGVAEAAQALTSAEPGAALLLRARVPGQDGSLLRALEVPQR, from the coding sequence ATGGTTCGCACACTTCCGTCTCGCCGCCACCTTGCCCGCACGCTCACGCTGATGCCCCTGGTTGCACTGGGGGCCTGCAAGCCGGCCGCGGACGTGGCTCCCCCTGCCCACCCCACGCTGTCCTTGAAGACGGCCACCACGCCCTCGGGCGCGAAGGTGGAGCCGGCGGTCTATACGCCCACACCTGGATCGCCCGGCGCGCTCATGTCGCTGGCGCCGCTCGTGGACACGGTGAAGGGCGCGGTGGTGAACGTGGAGGTGCAGGCCCGCGCCCGCCCCGCGATGGGCGGCAGGTTCCAGGGCCTGCCTCCCGGCCTCGCCGAGCGCTTCGGCATGCCGGGCGGACAGGACCCCTTCGGTGAAGGCGGCATGCCCGCGAAGCAGGGGCTCGGGTCGGGCTTCGTCATCGACCCGTCCGGACTGGTGCTCACGAACAACCACGTGGTGGAGGGCGCGGACACCGTCCGGGTGAAGCTGGAGGACGGGCGCGCCTTCGACGCGGAGGTGCTGGGCCGCGACGCGCTCACGGACGTGGCGCTCATCCAGTTGAAGGGCGTGTCCGGGAACCTGCCGTTCGTGAAGCTGGGGGACTCGGATGGCCTGCGCGTAGGCGACCCGGTGATGGCCATTGGTAATCCCTTCGGGCTCGCGTCGAGCGTGAGCGCCGGCATCCTGTCCGCCCGGGCGCGCGACATCCACGCGGGCCCGTATGACGACTTCCTGCAGACGGACGCGGCCATCAACCCGGGCAACTCCGGCGGCCCGCTCTTCAACATGAAGGGCGAGGTGGTGGGCATGAACACGGCCATCATCGGCGGCGCGACGGGCATTGGCTTCGCGGTGCCGGCGAACCTCATCCAGGCGCTCCTGCCGCAGCTCCAGGAGACGGGCGTGGTGCGCCGGGGCTGGGTGGGCCTGGCGGTGCAGGACCTCACGCCGGAGCTGGCGCGCGCGCTGCGAGTGGACGCGACGAAGGGCGCGGTGGTGGCCGGCGTCAGCGCGGGCGGGCCGGGCGCGAAGGCGGGCCTGCGCGAGGAGGACGTCATCACCTCCGTGGGCGACCGCGCGGTGGACTCCGCGGGAGCGCTGACGCGCGCGGTGGCGCTGCTCAAGCCGGGCAGCGAGGTGAAGGTGAGCCTGGTGCGTGGCGGCAAGGAGCTGGAGGTGCCGGTGAAGCTGGGCACCCGGCCGACGCAGCGAGGTGAAGAAGAGGTGACGCCCCGCGATTCGACGCCCGCGCCCCTGTCGAAGCGGCTGGGCATGCGGCTGTCGGAGGCTCGGGACGGCGAAGGCGGCGCGCAGGTGGTGGCGGTGGAGCCCGGCAGCGCCGCGGAGCGCGCGGGTCTGGCGCCCGGGATGGTGCTGACGCAGGTGGGTGATCAGAAGGTCTCTGGCGTCGCGGAAGCGGCGCAGGCCCTGACGTCCGCGGAGCCTGGGGCCGCGCTGCTCCTGCGCGCGCGGGTGCCCGGACAGGATGGGTCGCTGCTGCGCGCGCTTGAAGTGCCGCAGCGGTAG
- a CDS encoding serine/threonine-protein kinase PknK yields MPDVPGYRCEKVVARGGFGVLLTAFPRAADGAEGERIALKLARPGIALAEAQLAREAEALRVIGPPTVPALHAVGTLPGGQRFLAMEFVTLPTLADWLARVSGPMSPQEFGPRASALLEAVAVVHAHGLVHCDLKPEHVFLDDAHRRARVFDFGLVQRPTPDAPADDGTPGDTSSFAGTAEYMAPEQCAGHAVLDARTDVYALGVILYEFITGRPPFFGSLTEVLQAHLSLRPPPPSEYAPVAPPVEEVVLRCLAKEPARRPRDAAAVAQALRAALDHAGQSAVQPAPRLTLLPEVRPAQTRRSVAVLFTSSRANPVAMQKALAAYGGHMAFADGEHFAGVFDPDVGENPVRRALRAAEGMAERGLAPASLVDVASVTVQRRRDGAPRYLGAIFAREDRYPHLPEVRGPLLSASAAEAVPEVPCLPVPGRSGLMRPAPSGGAPRPDVAVLQLGSAMLLGRDAELEQLWESARSTVSGSAPTIVTVRGERGHGKSHLASTLGLRLRSALPHARVYTLRSREPVQGDPEGTLRTLLRMALHGFDREDTDTQEVGRNAILDRLGPRLGMELWPGVAATLGWYAPGGPELQSWAAAPGALRSLAMRATGELLAASARERPLCLILDDAHFAEEPALDALEYAALAETCVPLWVCVLVRPGFEQSRPAWGARAARQLDLHLSGLSPGDAHALCRALLKPVENVPAQAVERIVERAQRVPLFLVELVRGLKRQGLVRQRSPGGNWYLVTDELDRLPELRLVEWLADRELGALPPALAAHARLCALLGATFTATAADGVVRELERDGAAAQFPLDVGHATRRLLDLGLLVEHRLEGLSFRNELVREAVVASLPAEEKARIHHAAYRHYLSPAGAQERQRLARLALHAAAAGLRDEAAALTIDLAESARGRHAYLDAEAMYTRALELIEPEDELRRLTALRGRGLMRYRIGRYEDSLTDFAIARERARSQGDSRAEVELLLDEAMAFDWVNDYARSEARAQEAQQLAETVTSPYVQTRLLLALGRAQFRKGEWLDALMTLEAAAERARKLGDAGYESLVVALLLMVAILPSMGNIDGTERLLDELISICTERGDRLHLGAAINNRRNLWVARRDLTNALKDQERFMQLGRELGVVGWEYFGEINLGELYYQAGDSEAAAPHIARAVALERRHPEVAHRPWALLLQARAMAWAGRYETARDLLEQVRQAIATNRHGAHLSPSEEVLFSMVELSAKDATAEEWHALRERSAQVSVEQEPLEVLEMMGLAAGRRGDFAEAMLALGEALARSAHMPNLMEDRIRRSLERVRDLTPAA; encoded by the coding sequence GTGCCCGACGTCCCGGGCTACCGCTGCGAGAAGGTCGTCGCGCGCGGTGGCTTCGGCGTGCTGCTGACCGCCTTCCCTCGCGCCGCCGACGGCGCGGAGGGCGAACGCATCGCGCTGAAGCTCGCGCGCCCCGGCATCGCGCTCGCGGAGGCCCAGCTGGCCCGCGAGGCGGAGGCCCTGCGCGTCATCGGGCCGCCCACCGTGCCCGCGCTCCACGCCGTGGGCACGCTGCCCGGCGGCCAGCGCTTCCTCGCCATGGAGTTCGTGACGCTGCCCACGCTGGCGGACTGGCTGGCGCGAGTGTCCGGGCCCATGTCCCCGCAGGAGTTCGGGCCTCGCGCCAGCGCGCTCCTGGAGGCGGTGGCCGTCGTGCACGCGCACGGGCTGGTGCACTGCGACCTCAAGCCCGAGCACGTCTTCCTGGATGACGCCCACCGGCGCGCCCGCGTCTTCGACTTCGGCCTGGTGCAGCGTCCAACCCCCGACGCTCCCGCCGACGACGGCACGCCCGGCGACACGTCCTCCTTCGCCGGCACCGCCGAATACATGGCGCCCGAGCAGTGCGCCGGCCACGCCGTCCTCGACGCGCGCACGGACGTGTACGCGCTGGGCGTCATCCTCTACGAGTTCATCACCGGCCGTCCGCCCTTCTTCGGCTCGCTCACGGAGGTGCTGCAAGCGCACCTGTCGCTGCGGCCTCCGCCTCCGTCGGAGTACGCCCCGGTGGCGCCGCCCGTGGAGGAGGTCGTGCTGCGCTGCCTGGCCAAGGAGCCCGCGCGCCGTCCCCGCGACGCCGCCGCCGTGGCCCAGGCGCTGCGCGCGGCGCTGGACCACGCGGGCCAGTCCGCCGTGCAGCCCGCGCCCCGGCTCACCCTGCTGCCGGAGGTGCGCCCCGCCCAGACGCGCCGCTCCGTGGCGGTGCTGTTCACCTCCTCGCGCGCGAACCCCGTGGCGATGCAGAAGGCCCTGGCCGCCTACGGAGGCCACATGGCCTTCGCGGACGGCGAGCACTTCGCCGGTGTCTTCGACCCCGACGTGGGAGAGAACCCCGTGCGCCGCGCCCTGCGCGCCGCCGAAGGAATGGCCGAGCGGGGACTCGCCCCGGCCTCGCTCGTGGACGTGGCCTCCGTCACCGTGCAGCGCCGCCGCGACGGCGCCCCCCGCTACCTGGGCGCCATCTTCGCGCGTGAGGACCGCTACCCCCACCTGCCGGAGGTGCGCGGCCCCCTGCTCTCCGCCTCCGCCGCGGAGGCCGTGCCGGAGGTGCCGTGCCTGCCGGTGCCGGGACGCTCCGGGCTGATGCGCCCCGCGCCCTCGGGCGGCGCGCCCCGGCCGGACGTCGCCGTGCTGCAGCTGGGCAGCGCGATGCTGTTGGGCCGCGACGCGGAGCTGGAGCAGCTGTGGGAGAGCGCCCGGTCCACGGTGTCGGGTTCGGCGCCCACCATCGTCACCGTGCGCGGCGAGCGGGGCCATGGCAAGAGCCACCTGGCCTCCACGCTGGGCCTGCGCCTGCGGTCCGCGCTGCCGCACGCGCGCGTCTACACCCTGCGCTCGCGCGAGCCCGTGCAGGGCGATCCGGAAGGCACGCTGCGCACGCTGCTGCGCATGGCGCTGCACGGCTTCGACCGCGAGGACACCGACACGCAGGAGGTCGGCCGCAACGCCATCCTCGACCGGCTGGGGCCCCGGCTGGGCATGGAGCTGTGGCCGGGCGTGGCCGCGACGCTCGGGTGGTACGCGCCGGGCGGACCGGAGCTGCAGAGCTGGGCCGCGGCCCCGGGCGCGCTGCGCTCGCTGGCCATGCGCGCCACGGGTGAGCTCCTGGCCGCGAGCGCCCGCGAACGGCCCCTGTGCCTCATCCTGGACGACGCGCACTTCGCGGAGGAGCCGGCGCTGGACGCGCTGGAGTACGCCGCGCTCGCGGAGACGTGCGTGCCCCTGTGGGTCTGCGTGCTGGTGCGTCCGGGCTTCGAGCAGAGCCGCCCGGCCTGGGGCGCCCGCGCCGCCCGCCAGCTGGACCTGCACCTGTCCGGCCTGTCCCCGGGTGACGCGCACGCCCTGTGCCGCGCGCTGCTCAAGCCGGTGGAGAACGTGCCCGCGCAGGCGGTGGAGCGCATCGTCGAGCGCGCGCAGCGCGTGCCCCTGTTCCTGGTGGAGCTGGTGCGCGGCCTCAAGCGCCAGGGGCTGGTGCGCCAGCGCTCGCCGGGCGGCAACTGGTACCTCGTCACCGACGAGCTGGACCGCCTGCCGGAGCTGCGGCTGGTGGAGTGGCTGGCGGATCGCGAGCTGGGCGCGCTGCCCCCGGCGCTCGCCGCGCATGCCCGCCTGTGCGCGCTGCTGGGCGCGACCTTCACCGCCACGGCGGCGGACGGCGTGGTGCGCGAGCTGGAGCGCGACGGGGCCGCCGCCCAGTTCCCGCTGGACGTGGGGCATGCGACGCGGCGGCTCCTGGACCTGGGGCTGCTGGTGGAGCACCGGCTGGAGGGGCTGAGCTTCCGCAACGAATTGGTGCGCGAGGCCGTGGTCGCGAGCCTGCCCGCGGAGGAGAAGGCGCGCATCCACCACGCCGCGTACCGCCACTACCTGAGCCCGGCGGGCGCGCAGGAGCGCCAGCGGCTGGCCCGGCTCGCGCTGCACGCGGCGGCGGCGGGCCTGCGCGACGAGGCGGCGGCGCTGACCATCGACCTGGCGGAGTCCGCGCGCGGCCGCCACGCGTACCTGGACGCGGAGGCCATGTACACGCGCGCCCTGGAGCTCATCGAGCCCGAGGACGAGCTGCGCAGGCTCACGGCGCTGCGGGGCCGGGGCCTGATGCGCTACCGCATCGGCCGGTACGAGGACTCCCTCACGGACTTCGCCATCGCGCGCGAGCGGGCGCGGAGCCAGGGGGACTCACGCGCGGAGGTGGAGCTGCTGCTCGACGAGGCGATGGCGTTCGACTGGGTGAACGACTACGCGCGCAGCGAGGCGCGGGCCCAGGAGGCGCAGCAGCTGGCGGAGACGGTGACGTCGCCCTACGTGCAGACGCGGCTGTTGCTGGCGCTGGGCCGCGCGCAGTTCCGCAAGGGGGAGTGGCTGGACGCGCTCATGACCCTGGAGGCCGCGGCGGAGCGGGCGCGGAAGCTGGGGGACGCGGGCTACGAGTCCCTGGTGGTGGCGCTGCTCCTGATGGTGGCCATCCTGCCGAGCATGGGAAACATCGACGGCACGGAGCGCCTGCTGGATGAGCTCATCAGCATCTGCACGGAGCGCGGCGACCGCCTCCACCTGGGCGCGGCCATCAACAACCGCCGCAACCTGTGGGTGGCGCGCCGCGACCTGACGAACGCGCTGAAGGACCAGGAGCGCTTCATGCAACTGGGGCGCGAGCTGGGCGTGGTGGGCTGGGAGTACTTCGGCGAAATCAACCTGGGCGAGCTGTACTACCAGGCGGGCGACTCGGAGGCGGCGGCGCCGCACATCGCGCGGGCCGTGGCGCTGGAGCGCCGGCATCCGGAGGTGGCGCACCGTCCCTGGGCGCTGCTGCTCCAGGCGCGGGCCATGGCGTGGGCGGGCCGGTATGAAACGGCGCGAGACCTGCTGGAGCAGGTGCGGCAGGCCATCGCGACGAACCGGCACGGCGCGCACCTGAGCCCGTCGGAGGAGGTGCTCTTCTCCATGGTGGAGCTGTCCGCGAAGGACGCGACGGCGGAGGAGTGGCACGCGCTGCGCGAGCGCTCCGCCCAGGTGTCCGTGGAGCAGGAGCCGCTGGAGGTCCTGGAGATGATGGGCCTCGCGGCCGGGCGCCGGGGCGACTTCGCGGAGGCGATGCTCGCGCTCGGTGAGGCGCTGGCGCGCTCTGCGCACATGCCGAACCTGATGGAGGACCGCATCCGCCGCTCGCTGGAGCGCGTGCGGGACCTCACGCCCGCGGCGTAG
- a CDS encoding glutaminyl-peptide cyclotransferase, whose amino-acid sequence MRRLPWFLPLSLWCLGCAPTQRQTPDAGVADLTPKKLVARIVHTYPHDPTAFTQGLQFHQGQLYESTGEKGDLRRISLEQASPLWKQSVPDVFPEGLASDGERLYQLTWQDETLFVWNGAPPAQEKQVEYSGEGWGLCYWHGQLVRSDGTSTLRFHDPKDFHVKSQVQVTLQGTPRDMLNELECAEDGVYANVWHTNTLLKIDYATGRVLAVIDASALAQAVRGRVHSYEAVLNGIALEPGTGRLFLTGKLWPDLFEVALEPAPAQ is encoded by the coding sequence ATGCGCCGCCTCCCCTGGTTCCTGCCCTTGTCCCTGTGGTGTCTGGGGTGCGCGCCCACGCAGCGCCAGACGCCGGATGCGGGCGTCGCGGACCTCACGCCCAAGAAGCTGGTGGCGCGCATCGTCCACACGTATCCGCACGACCCCACGGCCTTCACGCAGGGGCTCCAGTTCCACCAGGGACAGCTCTACGAGAGCACCGGTGAGAAGGGCGACCTGCGCCGCATCTCATTGGAGCAGGCGTCGCCGCTGTGGAAGCAGTCCGTGCCGGACGTGTTCCCAGAAGGGCTCGCGAGCGACGGCGAGCGGCTGTACCAGCTCACCTGGCAGGACGAGACGCTCTTCGTGTGGAACGGCGCGCCGCCCGCGCAGGAGAAGCAGGTGGAGTACTCGGGCGAGGGCTGGGGCCTGTGCTACTGGCACGGCCAGTTGGTGCGCAGCGACGGCACGTCCACGCTGCGCTTCCACGACCCGAAGGACTTCCACGTGAAGTCCCAGGTGCAGGTGACGCTGCAAGGCACGCCGCGGGACATGCTCAACGAGCTGGAGTGCGCGGAGGACGGCGTCTACGCCAACGTCTGGCACACCAACACCCTCTTGAAGATCGACTACGCCACGGGCCGCGTGCTGGCCGTCATCGATGCGTCGGCCCTGGCGCAGGCGGTGCGCGGCCGGGTGCACAGCTACGAGGCGGTGCTCAATGGCATCGCGTTGGAGCCCGGCACCGGCCGCCTGTTCCTCACCGGCAAGCTCTGGCCCGACCTCTTCGAGGTCGCGCTGGAGCCGGCCCCCGCGCAGTAG
- a CDS encoding response regulator, with amino-acid sequence MPMVHEQPEGVARVAAWEDPHSEPAKAPRILVADDQTEMRTLIRKMLVRRGYEVVEASDGPGLVRVLVEGLTAEESRAPDLIITDVRMPGFTGLEVLARLRREQWTTPVILITAFGDVQLHREALRLGAACVLNKPFDMDELRGAVEVALAATRE; translated from the coding sequence ATGCCCATGGTCCACGAGCAGCCAGAAGGGGTCGCGCGCGTCGCGGCCTGGGAAGACCCTCATTCGGAGCCCGCGAAGGCGCCGCGCATCCTGGTCGCGGATGATCAGACGGAGATGCGCACGCTCATCCGCAAGATGCTGGTGCGGCGGGGCTATGAGGTGGTGGAGGCGTCGGACGGGCCGGGCCTGGTGCGCGTCCTGGTGGAAGGGCTGACGGCCGAGGAGTCGCGCGCGCCCGACCTCATCATCACCGACGTGCGCATGCCGGGCTTCACGGGCCTGGAGGTGCTCGCCCGGCTGCGGCGCGAGCAGTGGACCACGCCGGTCATCCTCATCACCGCGTTCGGCGACGTGCAGCTGCACCGCGAGGCCCTGCGGCTGGGGGCTGCCTGTGTGCTCAACAAGCCGTTCGACATGGACGAGCTGCGAGGCGCGGTGGAGGTGGCGCTCGCGGCGACGCGCGAGTGA
- a CDS encoding Tox-REase-5 domain-containing protein produces the protein MRGIPPSRCGEWLWREGLCLVLVAGLVGCVGGRASSLPVGLQGYARYHSASPAPLRGDDASEGAGGTVGDAPESPVRLPPGTVLIGSSREQARQAVELGLLEVDAFEKLLLRAGLEDLEELPVRRNPFTPADAVEVLNRLMEKPVTLGTYPPRMAVGFLLREVLEGGAVSREELVRRMERFARERVAVLRPDGYLAWALDGRTQQKVASVQWREGIFRAGPFELGRFYSGKGGVFRGVVVALITSSPEYWERFQSMTEGEQIREAARLTTNVVALWGTASATTRTLTRAAVGMEATVPVLAVSAEGVLGIERVAVPVGRAAAVLSGGPGAAIILQKADAAPAPDEPGHWGPAKESMSDRARRYQEQISGHSADEAYWVGDVKFDGFRDGVLLEAKGPGYANKFQEGLAPKPWFEDTGAQGLLDQAFRQSDRVRDMGIRIEWHVAEKKAADAIRRLLKGAGIKGIEVVHTPAR, from the coding sequence ATGAGAGGGATTCCGCCGTCACGATGCGGGGAATGGCTCTGGCGCGAGGGGTTGTGCCTGGTGCTCGTCGCGGGGCTGGTGGGTTGCGTGGGAGGGCGTGCCTCTTCATTGCCGGTGGGGTTGCAAGGCTATGCGCGCTACCACAGCGCATCGCCGGCACCGCTGCGCGGGGACGACGCTTCCGAGGGAGCCGGCGGCACGGTGGGGGATGCGCCGGAGTCTCCCGTGCGATTGCCACCAGGGACGGTGCTCATCGGGAGCTCGCGCGAGCAGGCGCGGCAGGCCGTGGAGTTGGGCCTGCTGGAGGTGGACGCGTTCGAGAAGCTGCTCCTGCGCGCCGGGCTGGAGGACCTGGAGGAGCTGCCGGTCCGCCGCAATCCCTTCACGCCCGCGGACGCGGTCGAGGTGCTGAACCGGCTGATGGAGAAGCCGGTGACGCTCGGCACCTATCCGCCCCGCATGGCGGTGGGCTTCCTGCTGCGCGAGGTGCTGGAGGGCGGTGCGGTGTCTCGCGAGGAGCTGGTTCGCCGGATGGAGCGCTTCGCCCGGGAGCGGGTCGCGGTGCTGCGGCCGGATGGGTATCTGGCCTGGGCGCTCGATGGGCGCACGCAGCAGAAGGTGGCATCCGTGCAGTGGAGGGAGGGGATCTTCCGCGCGGGCCCCTTCGAGTTGGGGCGCTTCTATAGCGGCAAGGGCGGCGTCTTCCGCGGCGTTGTGGTGGCGCTGATCACGTCATCGCCCGAGTACTGGGAGCGCTTCCAGTCCATGACGGAGGGCGAGCAGATCCGTGAAGCCGCGCGGCTGACCACCAACGTCGTCGCACTGTGGGGCACTGCCTCGGCGACGACGCGCACGTTGACCCGCGCGGCAGTGGGCATGGAGGCCACGGTGCCCGTGCTCGCCGTGTCCGCGGAGGGAGTGCTGGGCATCGAGCGCGTCGCGGTGCCCGTGGGACGAGCGGCGGCGGTGCTGAGCGGAGGACCCGGCGCGGCCATCATCCTCCAGAAGGCCGACGCGGCACCGGCTCCAGACGAGCCGGGACATTGGGGACCCGCGAAGGAGTCGATGTCCGACCGCGCCCGGCGCTACCAGGAGCAGATCTCCGGGCACTCGGCGGACGAGGCGTATTGGGTGGGAGACGTGAAGTTCGACGGGTTCCGGGACGGAGTGCTACTGGAAGCCAAGGGACCCGGCTACGCGAACAAGTTCCAAGAAGGCTTGGCGCCAAAGCCCTGGTTCGAAGATACAGGTGCACAAGGGCTCCTTGACCAAGCGTTTCGACAAAGCGATCGAGTGCGCGATATGGGAATTCGCATCGAGTGGCATGTCGCGGAGAAGAAGGCTGCTGATGCCATCAGGAGACTTCTCAAGGGGGCTGGTATCAAGGGGATCGAAGTCGTTCACACACCAGCACGTTGA
- a CDS encoding immunity 52 family protein — MTTEPEPRDYPDSFFVSAYWGARKESPEACASRAAVLLEALADCDPLLDHWYKSIRSRKGTKKLSLMPPDVSVLTDLFRQGTNREGGRIFEELGFMLWINNGGAPSDYASLRLRCGDYAGTSPNSCFLSLPFDGPTAERVLTPSVLESVMRGMVAAWEPDWTVAMSDAHQEMDDPDNKTNAWVGWLTYFSKQRGTVPPLPAPVRIEPVEDKGTLIVLTPERFTVANPEHMALARRVRELLTRAGLIKAR, encoded by the coding sequence ATGACGACCGAGCCCGAGCCCCGGGACTATCCGGATAGCTTCTTTGTCAGTGCCTACTGGGGGGCGCGGAAGGAATCGCCCGAGGCATGCGCCAGTCGTGCGGCGGTCTTGCTTGAGGCCCTGGCCGATTGTGATCCACTTCTGGACCACTGGTACAAATCCATCAGGTCCCGAAAGGGTACGAAGAAACTGTCATTGATGCCGCCCGATGTGTCCGTGCTCACGGACCTGTTCCGACAGGGCACCAACCGAGAAGGGGGGCGCATTTTCGAGGAACTGGGCTTCATGCTCTGGATCAACAACGGAGGTGCTCCCTCCGATTATGCAAGCCTGCGTCTTCGCTGCGGAGACTACGCCGGGACCTCCCCCAACTCCTGCTTCCTGTCCCTTCCATTTGACGGACCCACCGCGGAGCGGGTGTTGACCCCCTCCGTGCTGGAGTCCGTGATGCGCGGAATGGTGGCCGCCTGGGAGCCGGACTGGACCGTGGCCATGTCCGACGCCCATCAGGAGATGGACGATCCAGACAACAAGACCAACGCCTGGGTCGGCTGGCTCACCTACTTCTCCAAGCAGCGAGGCACCGTGCCCCCATTGCCCGCGCCCGTGCGCATCGAACCCGTGGAGGACAAGGGCACCCTCATCGTCCTGACCCCGGAGCGCTTCACCGTGGCCAACCCGGAGCACATGGCGCTGGCCCGACGCGTGCGCGAGCTGCTCACCCGGGCCGGGCTCATCAAGGCCCGCTGA